The genomic window AATATTTACGGAGGAAATGTAAATCTTGAAGCCCAAACTTTTTTGCAGGAATTTAATACGGCTGTTTACAAAGAATTTGGAGACAATATCATAACGATTGCAGAAGAAAGTTCAGATTTTCCGATGCTGACAAAGCCTGTGCACGACGGGGGCGTGGGATTTGGAATGAAATGGATGATGGGCTGGATGCACGATACATTGGATTATTTTAAAGAAGATCCCATTAACAGGAAATTTTTTCATCATAAGTTGACATTCGCATCCATGTATATGTATAATGAAAACTATATGATGCCTTTGTCCCACGATGAAGTAGTACACGGAAAAGCAAGTCTTATCTATAAAATGACAGGCGATGAATGGCAGAAATTTGCCAATCTTCGTGCCTTGTATGTGTATATGTTTACGCATCCGGGAGCAAAGCTGTTGTTTATGGGCGATGAATTTGGGCAGACCAGCGAATGGAATTTTACCCAAAGTTTAGACTGGCATTTATTAGAATATCCTGTACATAAAGGTCTGCAGACGTTGGTGAAAGATTTAAATCATCTCTATAGAAATGAAACCGCTTTATATGAAAATCAGTTTAATCCTGATGGTTTTGAATGGATAGAAGCCGATGATATCGAAAATTCGGTATATATTTATTTAAGGAAAGGAAAAAAGAAGGATGATGTTTTTATGGTTATTTTAAATTTAACTCCAAGAGTGATTGATTATAAAATCGGAGTGAATGCAGGAACACATTGGGAAGTTGTTCTTAATTCGGATGACAAAAGATATGCAGGAAGCGGAGTGAATGCTGATATTTTCAGTGAACAATTTGAAGAGTATAAAAATCATCCCAAATCTATAAGTATAAATTTACCGCCATTGGCAGGAATTATTTTAAAAAGAAAAGACAGAAACTACAAGCAAAATAGAATTAAACAACACAAAAGATAAAGTTAAAATGATAGTTTATCATCTCAGTACGGAGTGTTATCCGGTGGCAAAAGTAGGAGGTTTGGCAGATGTTGTAGGAGCTTTACCGAAATATCAGAATAAAATAAAAGGTGTTGATGCTAAGGTTGTAATGCCCTGGTACAACAAATCTTTTATTTACGATCATGAGTTTGACATAGTTTTTGATGGTTTTATTCATCAGGGGCCAAATATGCTTCAGGTTCAGGTCATGAAGGAGAATACCAATGCGTTGGGATTTGAATTGTATATGGTAAAAATCCCAGGACTTTTGGATCGTGATAATCCTTATGGCTATCAGGATGAGAGTTTCCAGTTTTTGGCTTTTCAGCATGGGGTTTTGCATTGGCTGAGCGCGATGAAAATTCGTCCGGATATTTTGCATTGCCATGATTATCATACGGGATTGGTCCCTTTTATGATAGAATATTGCCCGGAATTTTCGTTCCTGAAAGGTGTAAAAACGATCGGAACAATTCACAACGGCGAATATCAGGGAATGATGAGCTGGGAAATGGCCAATTATATGCCTGCTTTTGATGCTTATAAATGGGGAATGATGGACTGGAACGGACTGATAAATCCGTTGGCAAGCATGATAAAGTGCGCTACTGCTTTTACAACCGTTTCGCAAGGCTATCTTGAAGAGCTCTATATCAGCTTCAGAGGATTGGAAAGCCTAGTTCGTGATGAGTTTGGAAAAGCCTATGGAATTATCAACGGAATCGATGCTGAAGTCTGGAATCCGGAAACCGATCCGATGCTTGATTTTAATTTTAATAGTAAAAATGCGGTTGCCCAAAAGAAAAAAAATAAGGAAAAGCTCTGCAAAGAATATGGTTTAAAACCTGAGCTTCCATTGTTTGCTTTTATCGGGAGATTTGCAACGGAAAAAGGCGCCGATCTGCTTCCGGATATTGTCTGGAGAAGCATTAAACAAAGCTATGGAGCTTTAAATATCATGATTTTAGGTTCAGGGAATTCTTATATTGAAAATAAACTGAAAGAATACGATTATACCTATTCTAATTTCGCTTTGGATTTGGGATATAAAGAACATCTTTCACATAAAATATATGCTTCGGCAGATTTTTTACTGATGCCTTCCCGGGTTGAGCCCTGCGGATTGAATCAGATGTATTCGATGAGATACGGAACGATACCTATTGTAAGATATACAGGAGGTTTAAGAGATACTGTAGAAGACATTTCAACAGGCGGAGCGGGGATTAATTTTACTTATCCCGGAGCAGATGATGTCATCCATGCGATGAACAGGGCAATGAGTATTTACAACGAAAAAGATGTCATGGAAAACCTGATTCATGCCAATATGAGTTTTGATTTTGCATGGGAGAAATCGGCGGAGAAGTATATTGCTTTATATAATAATTAAGATGTTGAAAAAATTTTCTTTTCTGTTTTTATTAATAATGATTTTTTCTTGTAAAAAAGAAGAAGGAAATTATGTGGGAGGCTATTACTGGATTTATAGTTATGGACTAAAAGACATGCGAGCCGCAGAAGCAACTGAAGGTATTTCTGAAAAGTGGAAAATAAAATACGCTGATGTAGGAGGTTGTGTGGTTGGCTATGACATACAGAAAAAAGCAGATGCTTCAAATAAGAAGACTTACGCAGCTATTGCAAAGAGATATGGAAAAGATTGGAAAAAAAAATATAATAAAGATCTCGAAGATTTCATGATGAAAAAAGTCGATGTCATGGATGTTTTAATCACCAATAAACTATTCAGAGATGAGCTTAAAAAATATTATATAGAAATTGATGATGTAGACAAAGATGTAAAGGAAATAAATGAGAATCTCTATAAAGTTGTAGTTTATAATCAAAAGATGAAAGCTGAAAACAAAGAATGTTTTGCAGTAAACGTAAATACTGAAGATAGAACAGTAAAATTAATAGATAAAAACGCAAGATAATTTATGAAACGTAATGTAATTTCCATTGTTTTAGGAGGAGGTAGAGGAACGAGATTGTTTCCTTTAACGTATTCAAGGTCAAAACCGGCTGTGCCGATCGCGGGGAAATACAGATTGGTTGATATTCCTATTTCAAATTGTTTAAACTCAGGATTGAACAAAATTCTTGTTTTAACCCAGTTTAATTCAGCTTCTTTAAATTCACACATCAAAAACTCTTATCACTTTGATATTTTCAGCAAAGGTTTTGTGGATATTTTGGCTGCAGAACAGAATGTTGAAAACGACAATTGGTATCAGGGAACGGCAGATGCAGTTCGCCAGTCGATGAAGCATTTGGAAAAGTATGATTATGATTATATTTTAATTCTTTCCGGAGATCAGCTTTATCAGATGGATTTCAGGGAAATGCTGGACTTCCATATTGAAAAAGGAGGAGATGTAACGATCGCAACGATCCCGGTGAATGCTAAAGATGCAACAGGTTTCGGAATTTTAAGCTCCGACGATGAAGGCAATATCACCTCTTTCGTTGAAAAACCAAGCTACGAAATGCTGGAAGGTCTGAAATCTGAAGTTTCCGAAAATAACAAACATAAAGGAAAAGAATATCTTGCCTCGATGGGGATTTATATTTTCACGAAAAGTATTCTTAAAAAAATGTTTGATGAAGGAGCCGGAGACGATTTCGGAAAAGACATTATTCCAAGCTCCATCGGGAAATATACGACATTAAGCTACCAGTTTGAAGGCTATTGGACAGACATCGGTACCATCGAATCTTTCTACGAAGCCAATATTGATCTGTGTCAGGACTTTCCACAGTTTAATCTTTTCTCTTCATCACCGATTTATACGAGAGCGAGAATGCTTCCGCCTTCAAAAATCAACGGTTCTTATGTAAGTAAGGCGGTTTTCGGGGATGGATGTATCATTATGGCCGATAAAATCGAAAATTCGGTGATCGGAAACAGAACCCGGATCGACAAGGGAAGTACGATCGTAAATTCTTACGTAATGGGAGCAGATTTCTATCAAAATACTGCAGAAATTGTAATTAATGATCAAAAAGGCCTGCCAAACATGGGAATCGGAAAATATTGCTATATCGAAAAAGCCATTTTAGATAAAAACTGCTATATCGGAGACAATGTCAGAATTATCGGCGGAAAACATTTGGCAGACGGAGATTACGGAACACACTCGGTTCAGGACGGAATTGTTGTCGTGAAAAAAGGGGCGGTTCTTACTCCGGGGACTCATATTGGGTGAGAGGCTCTTATCTGTCTTTAGAAAAAAAATTAATCCTTAGTAAAATAAAGCCTCTGTAAAAAGGGGCTTTTACAATGATGAAACATGAGTAAATTATTTTATAAAATATTTTTAATCTCAATTATTTTTATAAGCACATTTTATAAATCTCAAATAGTCACTGTTCGAGGGGTTGTAAAAGATTCTTTAAATATCAATAACTTTATATCAATTAGTGTCAATGATACAATAAACAAGTTTAGAGACAAAGTATTTAAGGATGAAACATTTAAAAATAAGAACTGGAATAAGTATGATGAATTAGTAAAAAAATTTAGCACTTTCCCTGATTATCCTGATGGAAATTATAATATAACAGCAAAGCTAACCGATACATTGTATTTCCATAAGAGAGATTATATCACACAGAAATATAAAGTTGCGGATATAATCAATAAAAATATAAAAGTTATTTTAAAACCAAGACCTTGCATTCCTTACAAAAAATGTGACCAAAAAGTTCCTTCAAGACTTTATGCTTTTGTTGGTAAGAAAATAGACGTTTCTTATGTGGATCAATCCAAGTATTGCGGAATATCGTTAGATAGTGAATATAAGGCAGAATATGAAATAGAACAAGAGCTGAATGAACATTATCCTAACTCAAAAATTATTTTTACCGCATATGATCATAATAGTATGTATGAATACGATTTTAGTAATTACGATAATGTATTACTTTTTATTGAAGAATATTGTGATGAATTGGTTAAAGATCATTTTTTTCCGGTCTATAAAACTACAGACGGGAGGTGGGCAAGCCCGATAAAACTTAGAGATGAGCATTATTATAATTCTGATAAATTTAAGCCTATAAATATCAATTTTGAAAAATCAGTTAGTTTTGATTTATTAACAACTAACAGTAACCCATCTGAAGAACAAATTGCTCAGTTAAAACAATTCAAATTTCCAGAAAAGTATTACAAAATAGAAAATGGAAAAGCAATTCCAATCGCAGGAAGATATGTTGAAGATTTGGTGGAACTTTGGAAAGAGATTTCGGAGAAAAATAAAACAAAATAAATTCTCATCAAAACAATCAACATATTGGTCACTCTTGTTATTTTCTATACATTTGTGCGATGCGTTTTTTTAAAATCATAGCGGTAATTATTGTATTGTTGGTGGGAGCCTATGCTGCTTCCATGTACTATTTTGTGGATGAAAGTAAAAACTTTAAGATCGAAAAGGAGATCGATTATCCTGTCGAGAAAGTTTTTAACCAGTTCAATAATCTGCAGAATTTCACACGTTGGAACAATTTCTTTACCAGTTCCCAATCGGTTGATATTGATTATTATACGCCTTACGAAGGGCAGGGAAGTTCCATCAGTTATGCAGATCAGAAAAACGATACGGATGGGGAAATGTTCATTCGTTACGAAAATCCGAACAAAACATTAAGGTATCAGCTTTTTGAGGAAAGAAACGAAAATCCTACGGTTGTAGATGTACAGTTTAAGCCTGTTTCTGCTACCAGAACAAAAATCACCTGGGTTGTTCATACTCCAAAATTGTCTGTTTTAAGAAGAGTTGAAAATTTTTGGACAGAAGACCGTTTTGCCGAAAATATTGATAAGAGTATGGCAAATCTTAAAAATGTTTTAAGCAATAAGGTGGAAAAGGATAATCAGATGGCGGCGATTAAATACGACAGCCTGATGGTGGAAAATGAAGAATCAAAACTTTTATTGGGAATTAATGTCAGTACGTCAAATAAAAAAGATGCACTTTACAAAAATATTGTGATGAATTATAATAAAGTCTACAATTATGTAACGATGGATCTTGGCAAAAGGGAAGACGAAATCGGCTTCACGACACTCATCACCGATGCCGACAATTACAAGGATAAAGAAGTGTCATACTATCTGGGAATTCCTTTGTCTAAAAAGTTTGGTGTTACAGATAACAACTTTAGTTTCAGAACGATAAATGCTTCTCAGGTCTATGTGATGTATTACAAAGGAACATACGAAGGCAGAATAAAAGCAGTTCAGCAGCTGATCCAAAAAGCAAAAAAAGATGAAATGCGTTTTGGGGATATCGGCCAGACTTTCCTCGAACGTCCTATGGAAGGTCAGCCCGTCAATATGAAGCTCTCCTTGTCGGTGTATAAGTAGATTCCTGAAAATTATTTCTTTCATAGTTATTTTTAATGATTTAAGGCTGTTCCACCTCGGTTTTTTTTATTAAATTTGAAGATTAATTCTACAAACAAAATTTAATAATAGATAAACTGTAATAATGGACAGATTTTCATTCCTAAACGCAGCTCATTCTCAATTAATTGAGGATTTATACCAACAGTACTTAAAATACCCGGATTCTTTAGAACCATCATGGAAAGCCTTCTTTCAAGGCTTCGATTTTGCTTTGGAGAACTATGGTGACGACGAAAACATCCAATATATCCAGGCACCAGCCAACGTTGTTCCCGCTGTACAGCAAGCTACTCAGGCAGCAGCAAACGGAGAGGTTCCGGAGCACATCAAGAAAGAATTTAAAGTAGTAAACCTTATCGAGGCTTACAGAACGAGAGGTCACTTGTTTACTAAAACAAACCCTGTCAGAGAAAGAAGACACTATACTCCTACGCTGGATATCGAAAATTTCGGTCTTAGCAAGGAAGATTTAAATACAAAATTCAACTGCGCCGTTGAAACAGGAATGAAAGAGCCTGCAACATTACAGGAGCTTATCACTCACCTGGAGAACATTTACTGTGATTCTATCGGGGTTGAATATACGTACATCAACAATGTTGAAGAGAAAGATTTCATCAAAAAATGGCTTCAGGTAAATGAAAACCATCCTAATCTTTCAGCGAACGAAAAAACTGAAATTTTATTAAAGTTAAATCAGGCTGTAGCATTTGAAAATTATCTTCACACAAAATTTGTCGGACAAAAAAGATTCTCACTGGAAGGTGGTGAAACATTGATTCCTGCATTGGATCAGCTGATCTCAAGATCTTCTCAGTTGGGCGTAGATGAGGTTGTTCTAGGGATGGCTCACAGAGGGAGACTGAATGTACTTACAAACATTTTCGGAAAGTCTTACAAGCAGATTTTCTCAGAATTTGAAGGAAAAGAATTTGAAGAAGACGTATTCTCTGGTGACGTGAAATATCACTTGGGTTCATCCAAAAAAATAAAAACAGCTTCAGGAGAAGAAGTTTCTATTAACCTTACTCCGAATCCATCTCACCTTGAGACGGTTGCTGCCCTTGTAGAAGGTATCTGCCGCGCAAAAGTAGATGATAAATATAAAGGAGATTATTCTAAAATTTTACCGATCGTCATTCATGGTGATGGGGCTATCGCTGGTCAGGGTATTGCTTACGAAGTTGCTCAGATGATGACTTTGGAAGGGTACAGAACGGGTGGTACGGTGCATATCGTTGTGAATAACCAGGTTTCGTTTACTACCAATTATATGGATGCAAGATCTTCTACCTATTGTACAGATATTGCAAAAGTAACGGAATCTCCTGTAATGCACGTAAATGCTGATGATGCAGAAGCAGTGGTTCATGCGATCCATTTTGCTGCAGATTTCAGAGCTAAATTCGGTAAAGACGTTTATATCGACTTATTAGGATACAGAAAATATGGTCACAACGAAGGTGATGAACCAAGATTTACACAGCCTAATTTATATAAAACAATTTCTAAACATCCGAATCCGAGAGAGATTTATAAAGATAAATTAATCAACGACAGCGTTATTTCAAACGATGTTCTTAAGACAATGGAAACAGACTTCAAAGCACTTTTGGATAAAGACTTTGATGCTTCCAAAGAAATCGAGAAAAACGTGATGGATCTGTTTATGGCAGAAGACTGGACAAACTATCCGATCGGAAAAAGAGGAGCAGTTCAATTGCCTGTTGACACAAAATATGACTTGGCTAAGTTGAAAGAATTGGCAATTAAAATGTCAACACTTCCGGCTGATAAGAAGTTCATTAATAAAATTACAAGACTTTTCGAAAACCGTATCAAGGCGATCGAAGGAAACTCATTAGATTGGGCACTAGGAGAGTGGTTGGCGTATGCTACATTGCTTACTGAAGGTCACAACATAAGAATTTCCGGAGAAGATGTGGAAAGAGGAACATTCTCTCACAGACATGCCGTAGTGAAAACGGAAGATACGGAAGAAGAATATATCCCGTTAAGACATGTTTCTGAAAATAGATTTGATGTTTACAATTCTCACCTTTCAGAATATGGTGTTTTAGGTTTCGATTACGGATATGCGATGGCTTCTCCGAATACATTGACAGTCTGGGAAGCTCAGTTTGGTGACTTCGTAAATGGTGCTCAGATTATTGTTGACCAATATTTGGCTGCTGCAGAAGAAAAATGGAAAATTCAGGATGGTTTGGTAATGTTGTTGCCTCACGGTTCGGAAGGACAGGGTGCAGAACACTCTTCAGCAAGACTGGAAAGATTCTTAACACTTTGTGCCAATGAAAACATGGTGGTAGCAAACATCACTTCACCGGCCAACTATTTCCACTTGTTGAGAAGACAGTTGAAATGGGCTTTCAGAAAGCCGCTAGTGGTGATGAGTCCAAAATCTTTATTGAGACATCCAAAAGTGGTTTCTCCTCTTGAAGATTTCGCAAACGGTTCGTTCCAGCCAATCTTAGATGATCCGGCTGCAGATCCTAAAAAAGTAGAAAAATTAGTTCTTTGTTCAGGTAAATTATACTTCGAATTATTAGCTAAAAAAGAAGAATTAAATGCTGAGAATATTGCATTGGTAAGATTTGAGCAGCTATACCCTCTTCAGACAGATGCTATTGAAGCGATTTTCAATAAATATGAAAACAGAAAAGAACTTGTTTGGGCTCAGGAAGAACCTGAAAATATGGGCGCTTGGTCTTATATCCTGAGAAACTTCAGAGATACAGGAATCCAGGTAATTGCTCCGGTTCCAAGTGGTGCTCCAGCTCCTGGTAGCCACAAAATGTTTGAGAAAAACCAAAATGCAGTGATCAACAGAGTATTCGACAGAAACGATGCTCCTATAAAAAGACCTGTAACAGCTTAATTAAAATAGAAGTTAGAAATTAGAGATTAGAAGTTAGAATTTTAAAAGTCTTTTTGTCTTTTATCTATTTTCTTAAAATCTAAAAAAGAAATAATAATCAATAAAAAAATAAAAAATACGATATGTCAGTTTTAGAAATGAAAGTTCCTTCACCGGGCGAATCAATTACGGAAGTTGAAATCGCAACTTGGCTTGTAAAAGATGGTGATTATGTAGAAAAAGATCAACCTATCGCTGAAGTAGATTCAGACAAAGCTACTCTTGAATTGCCAGCTGAACAAAGTGGAATTATTACTTTAAAAGCAGAAGAAGGTGACGTGGTACAAGTAGGTCAGGTAGTTTGTTTAATTGATATGGATGCTCCAAAACCTGCAGGTGGAAGTGCTCCTGCTGCTGAAGCTCCTAAAAAGGAAGAGGCTCCGAAAGCGGCTGAACCAGCTAAACAAGAAGCTCCAAAACCAGCGGCTCAACCTGTTGCAGCTGCGGCGACTCAAACGTATGCAACCGGAGCTCCATCTCCTGCTGCAAAGAAAATTCTTGACGAAAAAGGTATCGATGCCGGACAGGTTTCCGGAAGTGGAAGAGACGGAAGAATCACTAAAACTGACGCTGAATTGGCTGCTGTTCCTGCAATGGGAGGAAGCGCGCTTTCAGCTACTGGTTCCAGATCTACTACTACGACTAAACTTTCTGTTCTTAGAAGAAAAGTAGCGCAAAGATTAGTTTCTGTAAAGAATGAAACAGCGATGTTAACGACTTTCAATGAAGTTGACATGTCTGAAATCTTCAGAATCAGAAAACAATATAAAGATGAATTTGCTCAAAAACACGGAATCGGACTTGGTTTCATGTCTTTCTTCACAAAAGCGGTTACAAGAGCATTACAGATGTATCCGGATGTGAATGCATCGATCGACGGAGATTTCAAAATTAATTACGATTTCTGCGATATTTCGGTAGCGGTTTCTGGGCCTAAAGGATTAATGGTTCCGGTATTGAGAAATGCTGAGAATATGACTTTCAGAGGAGTTGAAGCAAACATCAAAAATCTTGCAGAAAGAGTAAGAGACGGAAAAATCACTGTTGACGAAATGACAGGTGGTACATTCACAATTACAAATGGTGGTGTATTCGGGTCTATGTTGTCTACACCGATTATCAACCCTCCTCAATCTGCGATCTTAGGAATGCACAATATCATCCAAAGACCGGTAGCGGTTGACGGGCAGGTGGTAATCCGTCCAATGATGTATGTAGCAATGTCTTACGACCACAGAATTATCGACGGAAGAGAGTCTGTAGGATTCCTTGTTGCGGTAAAAGAAGGTATCGACAACCCTGTTGAAATCTTAATGGGAGGTGACGAAAGAAAAGCCCTTGAATTATAAAAAATTATAGCTTTTAAGCAATTTATAATATAAAATTCTAATCTCGTCTTGAAAAAGGCGAGATTTTTGTATATATTTAGAAAATACTAAGATGATGTTCTCAAAAATGACTTCAAATATCAAAGTTTCAGTAATACCTGAATATGATAGCAAAAATAGTTATCCATCTGAAAACAGATATGTTTTTAAGTATAACATTACCATTGAAAATGACGGAAGTTTTCCTATAAAAATTCTTAAAAGAAAGTGGTTGATTTTCGATGTTGGGTTTGGATACACAGAGATTATTGGTGACGGAGTGATCGGTTTGACACCGGAAATTCCGAGTGGTGAAAATTTTGCTTATTTTTCC from Chryseobacterium wanjuense includes these protein-coding regions:
- a CDS encoding FEKKY domain-containing protein — its product is MLKKFSFLFLLIMIFSCKKEEGNYVGGYYWIYSYGLKDMRAAEATEGISEKWKIKYADVGGCVVGYDIQKKADASNKKTYAAIAKRYGKDWKKKYNKDLEDFMMKKVDVMDVLITNKLFRDELKKYYIEIDDVDKDVKEINENLYKVVVYNQKMKAENKECFAVNVNTEDRTVKLIDKNAR
- a CDS encoding glycogen synthase, with product MIVYHLSTECYPVAKVGGLADVVGALPKYQNKIKGVDAKVVMPWYNKSFIYDHEFDIVFDGFIHQGPNMLQVQVMKENTNALGFELYMVKIPGLLDRDNPYGYQDESFQFLAFQHGVLHWLSAMKIRPDILHCHDYHTGLVPFMIEYCPEFSFLKGVKTIGTIHNGEYQGMMSWEMANYMPAFDAYKWGMMDWNGLINPLASMIKCATAFTTVSQGYLEELYISFRGLESLVRDEFGKAYGIINGIDAEVWNPETDPMLDFNFNSKNAVAQKKKNKEKLCKEYGLKPELPLFAFIGRFATEKGADLLPDIVWRSIKQSYGALNIMILGSGNSYIENKLKEYDYTYSNFALDLGYKEHLSHKIYASADFLLMPSRVEPCGLNQMYSMRYGTIPIVRYTGGLRDTVEDISTGGAGINFTYPGADDVIHAMNRAMSIYNEKDVMENLIHANMSFDFAWEKSAEKYIALYNN
- the apaG gene encoding Co2+/Mg2+ efflux protein ApaG, whose protein sequence is MTSNIKVSVIPEYDSKNSYPSENRYVFKYNITIENDGSFPIKILKRKWLIFDVGFGYTEIIGDGVIGLTPEIPSGENFAYFSNVMLRSGVGNMSGKYLVKNMETQENFEIDIPKFNLLSEVLSN
- a CDS encoding SRPBCC domain-containing protein is translated as MRFFKIIAVIIVLLVGAYAASMYYFVDESKNFKIEKEIDYPVEKVFNQFNNLQNFTRWNNFFTSSQSVDIDYYTPYEGQGSSISYADQKNDTDGEMFIRYENPNKTLRYQLFEERNENPTVVDVQFKPVSATRTKITWVVHTPKLSVLRRVENFWTEDRFAENIDKSMANLKNVLSNKVEKDNQMAAIKYDSLMVENEESKLLLGINVSTSNKKDALYKNIVMNYNKVYNYVTMDLGKREDEIGFTTLITDADNYKDKEVSYYLGIPLSKKFGVTDNNFSFRTINASQVYVMYYKGTYEGRIKAVQQLIQKAKKDEMRFGDIGQTFLERPMEGQPVNMKLSLSVYK
- the odhB gene encoding 2-oxoglutarate dehydrogenase complex dihydrolipoyllysine-residue succinyltransferase, whose product is MSVLEMKVPSPGESITEVEIATWLVKDGDYVEKDQPIAEVDSDKATLELPAEQSGIITLKAEEGDVVQVGQVVCLIDMDAPKPAGGSAPAAEAPKKEEAPKAAEPAKQEAPKPAAQPVAAAATQTYATGAPSPAAKKILDEKGIDAGQVSGSGRDGRITKTDAELAAVPAMGGSALSATGSRSTTTTKLSVLRRKVAQRLVSVKNETAMLTTFNEVDMSEIFRIRKQYKDEFAQKHGIGLGFMSFFTKAVTRALQMYPDVNASIDGDFKINYDFCDISVAVSGPKGLMVPVLRNAENMTFRGVEANIKNLAERVRDGKITVDEMTGGTFTITNGGVFGSMLSTPIINPPQSAILGMHNIIQRPVAVDGQVVIRPMMYVAMSYDHRIIDGRESVGFLVAVKEGIDNPVEILMGGDERKALEL
- a CDS encoding glucose-1-phosphate adenylyltransferase is translated as MKRNVISIVLGGGRGTRLFPLTYSRSKPAVPIAGKYRLVDIPISNCLNSGLNKILVLTQFNSASLNSHIKNSYHFDIFSKGFVDILAAEQNVENDNWYQGTADAVRQSMKHLEKYDYDYILILSGDQLYQMDFREMLDFHIEKGGDVTIATIPVNAKDATGFGILSSDDEGNITSFVEKPSYEMLEGLKSEVSENNKHKGKEYLASMGIYIFTKSILKKMFDEGAGDDFGKDIIPSSIGKYTTLSYQFEGYWTDIGTIESFYEANIDLCQDFPQFNLFSSSPIYTRARMLPPSKINGSYVSKAVFGDGCIIMADKIENSVIGNRTRIDKGSTIVNSYVMGADFYQNTAEIVINDQKGLPNMGIGKYCYIEKAILDKNCYIGDNVRIIGGKHLADGDYGTHSVQDGIVVVKKGAVLTPGTHIG
- a CDS encoding 2-oxoglutarate dehydrogenase E1 component, whose protein sequence is MDRFSFLNAAHSQLIEDLYQQYLKYPDSLEPSWKAFFQGFDFALENYGDDENIQYIQAPANVVPAVQQATQAAANGEVPEHIKKEFKVVNLIEAYRTRGHLFTKTNPVRERRHYTPTLDIENFGLSKEDLNTKFNCAVETGMKEPATLQELITHLENIYCDSIGVEYTYINNVEEKDFIKKWLQVNENHPNLSANEKTEILLKLNQAVAFENYLHTKFVGQKRFSLEGGETLIPALDQLISRSSQLGVDEVVLGMAHRGRLNVLTNIFGKSYKQIFSEFEGKEFEEDVFSGDVKYHLGSSKKIKTASGEEVSINLTPNPSHLETVAALVEGICRAKVDDKYKGDYSKILPIVIHGDGAIAGQGIAYEVAQMMTLEGYRTGGTVHIVVNNQVSFTTNYMDARSSTYCTDIAKVTESPVMHVNADDAEAVVHAIHFAADFRAKFGKDVYIDLLGYRKYGHNEGDEPRFTQPNLYKTISKHPNPREIYKDKLINDSVISNDVLKTMETDFKALLDKDFDASKEIEKNVMDLFMAEDWTNYPIGKRGAVQLPVDTKYDLAKLKELAIKMSTLPADKKFINKITRLFENRIKAIEGNSLDWALGEWLAYATLLTEGHNIRISGEDVERGTFSHRHAVVKTEDTEEEYIPLRHVSENRFDVYNSHLSEYGVLGFDYGYAMASPNTLTVWEAQFGDFVNGAQIIVDQYLAAAEEKWKIQDGLVMLLPHGSEGQGAEHSSARLERFLTLCANENMVVANITSPANYFHLLRRQLKWAFRKPLVVMSPKSLLRHPKVVSPLEDFANGSFQPILDDPAADPKKVEKLVLCSGKLYFELLAKKEELNAENIALVRFEQLYPLQTDAIEAIFNKYENRKELVWAQEEPENMGAWSYILRNFRDTGIQVIAPVPSGAPAPGSHKMFEKNQNAVINRVFDRNDAPIKRPVTA